The Niallia alba genome includes a window with the following:
- a CDS encoding HAMP domain-containing sensor histidine kinase has translation MKFIKKISLLPWKWKLTLGLSFCIFLTYSIFSFFEFHTVSSWLLNQEETDVKQAMEQVVQQLSVQDKDFTDEELTDNVSLLEKLNNNNQLIRVLDEDGHAILSDMNGDFPIIEPNQMYNDEQFHYISIGDQNSLVYSKEVRAPTFNGRVEIIRSLESLDKVREHLQFAMTMFAVAALIISALIGYFISYLLLKPMNSMTKTMKKIKSSGFKERMPVYPQKDEISDLTIIFNEMMDVIEQSFQQQKQFIEDASHELRTPVSVLEGHLSMLNRWGKNNQDILNESLQASTEEVARLKKLIISLLDLSKLEQNRVDPDLTPERVKWILEHTIHDFMMLHQDFNFEMKLDSLHLYKVSEQHLQQITTILLDNAVKYSLHEKNIFLHTHETDHHFVLEISDHGIGIPKEDIDKVFDRFYRVDKARSREQGGTGLGLAIAKKIVGLYKGTIEINSKAGQGTKVIVRFNL, from the coding sequence ATGAAATTTATAAAAAAAATATCTCTTTTACCTTGGAAGTGGAAGTTAACACTCGGATTATCCTTTTGCATTTTTTTAACTTATTCTATTTTTTCATTTTTTGAATTTCATACGGTTTCTTCTTGGTTATTAAATCAGGAAGAAACCGATGTAAAACAAGCAATGGAGCAGGTAGTCCAGCAATTGAGTGTACAAGATAAAGATTTCACGGATGAAGAGCTTACTGATAATGTTTCTTTATTAGAAAAATTAAATAATAATAATCAGCTTATCCGTGTATTAGATGAGGATGGACATGCCATTCTTTCCGATATGAATGGAGATTTCCCTATTATAGAGCCTAATCAAATGTATAATGATGAGCAATTTCATTATATTTCAATCGGTGACCAGAACTCTTTAGTTTACAGTAAAGAAGTACGAGCTCCAACATTTAACGGAAGAGTCGAGATTATTAGGTCGCTTGAATCTTTGGATAAAGTTCGAGAACATTTACAATTTGCAATGACGATGTTTGCAGTGGCTGCTTTGATAATAAGTGCATTGATTGGTTATTTTATTTCCTATTTATTATTAAAACCTATGAATTCTATGACGAAAACGATGAAAAAAATTAAAAGTAGTGGTTTTAAGGAAAGGATGCCAGTCTATCCGCAAAAAGACGAAATCTCTGATTTAACGATTATTTTTAATGAGATGATGGATGTAATTGAACAATCTTTTCAGCAGCAAAAACAATTTATTGAAGACGCTTCCCATGAGCTGAGAACTCCGGTTTCAGTCCTAGAAGGACATCTATCCATGTTAAATAGATGGGGAAAAAACAACCAAGATATTCTAAATGAGTCATTACAAGCATCTACTGAGGAAGTTGCTAGATTGAAAAAGCTAATTATAAGTTTATTAGATTTATCAAAATTAGAACAAAATAGAGTAGATCCTGACTTAACTCCTGAAAGGGTAAAATGGATTTTGGAACATACTATTCATGATTTTATGATGCTGCATCAGGATTTCAACTTTGAGATGAAGTTAGATTCTTTGCATCTTTATAAAGTGTCTGAACAACATTTACAACAAATTACCACCATTTTACTTGATAATGCAGTTAAATATTCTTTACATGAAAAAAATATTTTTCTTCATACACACGAAACAGACCATCATTTTGTCCTAGAAATAAGTGACCACGGAATCGGAATTCCAAAAGAAGACATCGATAAAGTATTCGATCGTTTTTATCGCGTAGACAAAGCAAGGAGTAGAGAGCAAGGTGGAACAGGTCTTGGCTTAGCAATTGCGAAGAAAATTGTCGGATTATACAAAGGAACGATCGAGATTAATAGTAAGGCTGGACAAGGGACAAAAGTAATTGTTCGTTTTAACCTATAG